One Panulirus ornatus isolate Po-2019 chromosome 39, ASM3632096v1, whole genome shotgun sequence DNA segment encodes these proteins:
- the LOC139761050 gene encoding uncharacterized protein, translated as MRSSSVVLALLVISWVAAVEATLLLAGALALGGLAALKGAFLFSASRRRGYGRYHGRGYRFRIRKRYGRAVHSAPVDGENLLLSAVGELDPNGCILKMLCHLQTMEEGTRTLEEDILVDMFARGNETLTSYNAPFIYATDIGSRTRDTTTCDKNFSKCPLSNAQLSGLLHQAWGCGFDLIDDNDQNQENLTHADQEDQTSTSGQSERVHLVD; from the coding sequence ATGCGCAGTTCCAGTGTGGTATTGGCGTTGCTGGTGATATCATGGGTGGCAGCTGTTGAGGCTACCTTGCTCCTGGCTGGTGCTCTGGCCCTTGGGGGTTTGGCTGCCCTGAAGGGCGCCTTCCTATTCAGTGCTAGCAGGCGTCGCGGTTACGGAAGATATCACGGTCGTGGTTACCGTTTCCGGATACGGAAGCGTTATGGGCGGGCTGTCCACAGCGCTCCTGTTGACGGAGAGAATTTGCTGTTGTCTGCAGTGGGTGAGCTCGACCCTAATGGCTGCATCCTCAAAATGCTCTGTCACCTACAGACCATGGAGGAAGGAACCCGCACTCTGGAGGAGGACATACTGGTGGACATGTTTGCCCGTGGGAACGAAACGCTAACGTCTTACAACGCTCCCTTCATCTACGCCACAGACATTGGTAGCAGGACCCGAGACACCACCACGTGTGACAAGAACTTTTCTAAATGTCCACTGAGCAACGCCCAGCTGAGCGGCCTCCTGCACCAGGCATGGGGATGTGGGTTTGATCTTATCGATGACAACGACCAGAATCAGGAGAACCTGACTCATGCTGACCAGGAGGACCAAACATCCACTTCTGGCCAGAGTGAGAGAGTACATCTTGTTGACTAA